Proteins encoded by one window of Salvia splendens isolate huo1 chromosome 14, SspV2, whole genome shotgun sequence:
- the LOC121765233 gene encoding UDP-glucose 6-dehydrogenase 3-like produces the protein MVKICCIGAGYVGGPTMAVIAVKCPSIEVAVVDISVSRIQAWNSDVLPIYEPGLDEVVKQCRGKNLFFSTDVERHVAEADIVFVSVNTPTKTRGLGAGKAADLTYWESAARMIADVSKSDKIVVEKSTVPVKTAEAIERILTHNSKGIKYQILSNPEFLAEGTAIQDLFNPDRVLIGGRETSDGRKAVETLKSVYAHWVPEDKILCTNLWSAELSKLAANAFLAQRISSVNAMSALCEATGADVAQVAHAIGTDSRIGPKFLKASVGFGGSCFQKDILNLIYICECNGLAEVAGYWRQVIKVNDYQKSRFVNRVVSSMFNTVAGKKVAILGFAFKKDTGDTRETAAIDVCKGLIGDKAHLRIYDPQVSEDQIQRDLALNKFEWDHPAHLQPAAREAAKQVSVVGDAYEASKGAHAVCVMTEWEEFKGLDYGRIYEGMQKPAFVFDGRNVVDVEKLREIGFIVYSIGKPLDPWLKDMPAVA, from the coding sequence ATGGTGAAGATCTGCTGCATCGGTGCCGGCTATGTTGGCGGGCCAACGATGGCGGTGATCGCTGTGAAGTGCCCGTCGATTGAGGTTGCGGTGGTGGACATCTCGGTTAGCCGGATCCAAGCTTGGAACAGCGACGTGCTGCCCATCTACGAGCCAGGGCTGGATGAAGTGGTCAAGCAGTGCAGGGGAAAGAACCTTTTCTTCAGCACCGACGTCGAGAGGCACGTGGCCGAGGCCGACATTGTGTTTGTTTCTGTCAACACCCCCACCAAGACGCGCGGCCTTGGGGCCGGCAAGGCGGCCGATCTCACCTACTGGGAGAGCGCGGCCCGGATGATCGCCGACGTCTCGAAATCGGACAAGATTGTGGTTGAGAAGTCCACTGTCCCTGTTAAGACTGCTGAGGCTATTGAGAGGATTCTCACTCACAATAGCAAGGGGATTAAGTATCAGATTCTATCCAACCCCGAGTTTCTGGCCGAGGGCACGGCTATTCAGGATCTTTTTAATCCCGACCGCGTCCTCATCGGAGGTCGGGAGACCTCCGATGGGCGAAAGGCGGTCGAGACGTTGAAGTCTGTGTACGCGCATTGGGTCCCGGAGGATAAGATCCTCTGCACCAATCTGTGGTCGGCTGAGCTGTCGAAGCTGGCCGCCAACGCGTTCCTGGCGCAGAGGATCTCCTCCGTGAACGCCATGTCGGCTCTCTGTGAGGCCACAGGAGCCGACGTGGCGCAGGTGGCCCACGCCATCGGGACAGACTCGAGGATCGGGCCGAAGTTCCTCAAGGCGAGCGTCGGGTTCGGCGGGTCCTGCTTCCAGAAGGACATCCTCAACCTCATCTACATCTGCGAGTGCAACGGCCTGGCCGAGGTGGCCGGGTACTGGAGGCAAGTGATCAAGGTGAACGACTACCAAAAGagccggttcgtgaaccgggTGGTGTCGTCCATGTTCAACACTGTCGCCGGGAAGAAGGTCGCGATCCTAGGGTTCGCGTTCAAGAAGGACACAGGGGACACGAGGGAGACGGCGGCAATCGACGTGTGCAAGGGGCTTATAGGGGATAAGGCTCATCTGAGGATCTATGATCCTCAGGTGAGCGAGGACCAGATCCAAAGGGATCTAGCCCTGAACAAGTTTGAGTGGGACCACCCGGCCCACCTGCAGCCGGCCGCGAGGGAGGCGGCCAAGCAGGTGAGCGTGGTGGGGGACGCCTATGAGGCGAGCAAGGGGGCGCACGCGGTGTGCGTGATGACGGAGTGGGAGGAGTTCAAGGGGCTCGACTACGGGAGGATCTACGAGGGGATGCAGAAGCCTGCGTTCGTGTTCGACGGGAGGAATGTGGTGGATGTGGAGAAGCTGAGGGAGATAGGGTTCATAGTGTATTCCATTGGGAAGCCACTGGATCCATGGCTCAAGGATATGCCTGCTGTGGCTTAG
- the LOC121765237 gene encoding myosin-10-like isoform X2 has translation MSSGFSGGSDGSFDADDLSEIRERFKELTKEKEMLRDSKSQGFDLLRRLEFHVKTLSESHEGDKKRIVDLERELSNCIQEIDYLQDQLGLRNSSLNYPGEQACSCGFKLADMESLEEEVGRLKEQTKMSEFERSLLMQEMEDKDEEIRCSASRIENLEESISSMALEYQCEIESIKLDASTLEHNLFETKKLLEEKTQENSTLNGLIEDLETRYQDTYQVIERLWKENNDMTEKLQISDLSVRAFVKDVEEHLHGWLPEVEGQPSSKLMKYTSTYGNALGPLFYKLAILRASDEDLRNKIADMPRQIDDQECLARNLKEQLRDERVKAKEEAEDLAQEMAELRYHLTLKLDEECKRRASIEHLSVQRISELEAQIAEEQKKSTSSLDIVLHKQ, from the exons ATGTCTAGTGGCTTTAGTGGGGGTAGTGATGGTTCTTTTGATGCTGATGACTTGTCGGAGATCCGGGAACGATTTAAGGAG CTTACGAAGGAAAAGGAGATGCTGAGAGATTCCAAGTCCCAGGGGTTTGATCTACTCAGG AGATTGGAATTCCATGTTAAAACATTGTCTGAGTCCCACGAAGGAGACAAGAAGCGCATAGTAGATTTAGAAAGAGAACTCAGCAACTGCATCCAAGAAATAG ATTACTTGCAGGATCAACTAGGCTTGAGGAACTCAAGCCTTAACTATCCTGGCGAGCAAGCATGTAGCTGTGGCTTTAAACTTGCAGATATGGAAAGTTTAGAAGAGGAGGTAGGTAGGTTGAAGGAACAGACAAAGATGTCCGAGTTCGAAAGGTCATTGTTGATGCAAGAAATGGAGGATAAGGATGAGGAAATAAGATGTTCAGCATCACGCATCGAAAACCTGGAGGAATCTATTTCATCTATGGCATTAGAATATCAATGTGAAATAGAGAGCATAAAACTGGACGCAAGTACATTGGAGCATAATCTTTTTGAAACAAAAAAGTTGCTGGAAGAAAAAACTCAAGAGAATTCCACATTGAATGGGTTGATTGAAGACCTTGAAACTAGATATCAGGACACATACCAGGTCATCGAGAGATTATGGAAGGAAAATAATGATATGACAGAAAAATTGCAGATTTCTGATTTGAGTGTCAGAGCATTCGTCAAGGATGTGGAAGAGCATTTACATGGTTGGCTGCCGGAAGTTGAGGGTCAGCCTTCGAGCAAACTAATGAAATATACAAG CACATATGGCAATGCCTTGGGCCCGCTCTTTTATAAACTCGCCATTTTGAGAGCGAGCGATGAAGATTTGAGAAACAAGATTGCTGATATGCCGCGACAGATAGATGACCAAGAATGTCTTGCAAGGAATCTCAAG GAGCAACTGAGAGATGAAAGGGTGAAAGCAAAAGAAGAAGCAGAGGATTTAGCTCAGGAAATGGCCGAGCTAAGGTATCATCTGACACTCAAGCTCGATGAAGAGTGTAAACGCCGTGCCAGCATCGAACATCTGTCTGTACAGAGAATATCTGAATTGGAGGCTCAG ATTGCAGAAGAACAAAAGAAATCCACCAGCTCTCTAGATATTGTACTCCACAAACAGTGA
- the LOC121765236 gene encoding putative SNAP25 homologous protein SNAP30 yields the protein MHSVKKSPLPGVSKYTSGDTIRPVYNPSSNPFDSDDEMENKQTSKISGRTTSEPSPFASNSSTNHSVKKSPLHSLSKHTSGNTRRPVNKPSSNPFDSDYELENKQTPKISGRTSSEPSSLSASNLSTNHTVKKSPSNPFDSDNDLANKKIPKTPGRTSSEPPLFTSNLSTNHFDDEERNSSSSSQRRYKNGFSDSGGLENQSIQELENCAAYRAEETTKAVNNCLKIAGDIRETASETLVTLHQQGEQIAKTHMVAAEIDHDLSMGEKLLGSLGGMFSKTWKPKKMRSITGPVITRDDPVQRKSDHLEQREKLGLTSASKECTRTRMPTSEPASAMQKVEVEKAKQDDAFSDLSNILGELKEMAIDMGSEIDRQNKAMDHFQDDVEELSFRVKGANQRTRHLLRK from the exons ATGCATAGTGTAAAGAAATCCCCCTTGCCCGGTGTGTCTAAATACACCTCAGGCGATACCATACGCCCTGTCTATAATCCTTCTAGTAACCCTTTTGATTCTGATGATGAAATGGAAAACAAGCAAACCTCAAAGATATCTGGAAGAACAACTTCTGAACCTTCTCCCTTCGCATCAAATTCAAGCACAAATCACAGTGTAAAGAAATCTCCCTTGCACAGTTTGTCTAAACACACCTCAGGCAATACCCGACGCCCCGTCAATAAGCCTTCTAGTAATCCTTTTGATTCGGATTATGAATTGGAAAACAAGCAAACCCCCAAGATATCTGGAAGAACATCTTCTGAACCTTCTTCTCTCTCCGCATCAAATTTAAGCACGAACCATACTGTAAAGAAATCTCCCAGCAATCCTTTTGATTCTGATAATGACTTGGCAAACAAGAAAATCCCCAAGACACCTGGAAGAACATCTTCTGAGCCTCCTCTCTTCACATCAAATTTAAGCACAAATCATTTTGATGATGAAGAGAGAAACAGTAGCTCCTCATCTCAAAGAAGATACAAGAATGGTTTCAGCGACTCTGGCGGGCTAGAGAACCAGTCCATTCAGGAACTAGAGAATTGTGCAGCATATAGAGCTGAAGAGACTACGAAGGCTGTGAACAATTGTCTCAAGATTGCAGGTGACATTAGAGAAACTGCTTCGGAAACTTTGGTTACTCTGCATCAGCAGGGAGAGCAAATTGCGAAAACTCATATGGTTGCAGCTGAAATAGACCATGATCTCAGTATG GGTGAGAAGCTTTTGGGAAGTCTTGGAGGCATGTTCTCCAAGACATGGAAGCCTAAGAAGATGCGCTCAATAACAGGCCCTGTAATAACCCGAG ATGATCCCGTTCAAAGAAAGAGTGATCACTTGGAGCAGAGGGAAAAACTGGGTTTGACTTCTGCCTCGAAGGAATGTACAAGAACACGTATGCCAACCTCTGAACCCGCAAGTGCTATGCAGAAAGTAGAG GTGGAGAAGGCGAAACAAGATGATGCCTTCTCAGATTTAAGTAACATTTTGGGTGAACTAAAGGAAATGGCTATTGACATGGGATCTGAAATAGACAG GCAGAACAAAGCTATGGACCATTTTCAGGATGACGTGGAGGAGCTAAGTTTCCGAGTGAAGGGTGCCAATCAGCGAACACGTCACTTGCTTAGAAAATAG
- the LOC121765237 gene encoding myosin-10-like isoform X3, with amino-acid sequence MSSGFSGGSDGSFDADDLSEIRERFKELTKEKEMLRDSKSQGFDLLRDQLGLRNSSLNYPGEQACSCGFKLADMESLEEEVGRLKEQTKMSEFERSLLMQEMEDKDEEIRCSASRIENLEESISSMALEYQCEIESIKLDASTLEHNLFETKKLLEEKTQENSTLNGLIEDLETRYQDTYQVIERLWKENNDMTEKLQISDLSVRAFVKDVEEHLHGWLPEVEGQPSSKLMKYTSTYGNALGPLFYKLAILRASDEDLRNKIADMPRQIDDQECLARNLKEQLRDERVKAKEEAEDLAQEMAELRYHLTLKLDEECKRRASIEHLSVQRISELEAQIAEEQKKSTSSLDIVLHKQ; translated from the exons ATGTCTAGTGGCTTTAGTGGGGGTAGTGATGGTTCTTTTGATGCTGATGACTTGTCGGAGATCCGGGAACGATTTAAGGAG CTTACGAAGGAAAAGGAGATGCTGAGAGATTCCAAGTCCCAGGGGTTTGATCTACTCAGG GATCAACTAGGCTTGAGGAACTCAAGCCTTAACTATCCTGGCGAGCAAGCATGTAGCTGTGGCTTTAAACTTGCAGATATGGAAAGTTTAGAAGAGGAGGTAGGTAGGTTGAAGGAACAGACAAAGATGTCCGAGTTCGAAAGGTCATTGTTGATGCAAGAAATGGAGGATAAGGATGAGGAAATAAGATGTTCAGCATCACGCATCGAAAACCTGGAGGAATCTATTTCATCTATGGCATTAGAATATCAATGTGAAATAGAGAGCATAAAACTGGACGCAAGTACATTGGAGCATAATCTTTTTGAAACAAAAAAGTTGCTGGAAGAAAAAACTCAAGAGAATTCCACATTGAATGGGTTGATTGAAGACCTTGAAACTAGATATCAGGACACATACCAGGTCATCGAGAGATTATGGAAGGAAAATAATGATATGACAGAAAAATTGCAGATTTCTGATTTGAGTGTCAGAGCATTCGTCAAGGATGTGGAAGAGCATTTACATGGTTGGCTGCCGGAAGTTGAGGGTCAGCCTTCGAGCAAACTAATGAAATATACAAG CACATATGGCAATGCCTTGGGCCCGCTCTTTTATAAACTCGCCATTTTGAGAGCGAGCGATGAAGATTTGAGAAACAAGATTGCTGATATGCCGCGACAGATAGATGACCAAGAATGTCTTGCAAGGAATCTCAAG GAGCAACTGAGAGATGAAAGGGTGAAAGCAAAAGAAGAAGCAGAGGATTTAGCTCAGGAAATGGCCGAGCTAAGGTATCATCTGACACTCAAGCTCGATGAAGAGTGTAAACGCCGTGCCAGCATCGAACATCTGTCTGTACAGAGAATATCTGAATTGGAGGCTCAG ATTGCAGAAGAACAAAAGAAATCCACCAGCTCTCTAGATATTGTACTCCACAAACAGTGA
- the LOC121765240 gene encoding zinc finger protein ZAT9-like, which translates to MAMEVDHKSKHKCKFCRKMFPCGRSLGGHMRSHLINIQSTAKKPRKRFSDNRDEDDDDDDDDDREEVALSLILLSMDCISFEENESRRNKKSRANRNLDLNPSSEVVNSLNQSDCSKFRCMICNKGFPSYQALGGHRASHKKFKGCCAPTIPTEIPKPDHECPICLKVFPSGQALGGHKRSHLITDHQPKTTRRDFLDLNLPAPVEDELKPWWIHATREPLLSTS; encoded by the coding sequence ATGGCTATGGAAGTTGATCATAAATCAAAGCACAAGTGCAAATTCTGCAGGAAAATGTTCCCCTGCGGCAGGTCCCTGGGAGGCCACATGAGGTCTCACTTGATCAACATCCAATCAACTGCCAAGAAGCCCCGGAAAAGATTCTCTGACAATAgggatgaagatgatgatgatgacgacgatgaCGATAGAGAGGAGGTGGCCTTGAGCCTTATACTCCTCTCAATGGATTGCATCAGTTTCGAGGAGAACGAATCTAGGAGGAATAAGAAATCCAGGGCCAATCGGAATCTTGATCTTAATCCATCGTCCGAGGTGGTTAACTCTCTCAACCAATCAGATTGCTCCAAGTTTAGGTGCATGATCTGTAATAAGGGATTCCCTTCTTACCAAGCATTGGGTGGCCACAGAGCGAGCCACAAGAAGTTCAAAGGCTGCTGCGCTCCAACAATTCCAACAGAAATACCAAAACCAGATCACGAGTGCCCGATTTGCCTGAAGGTGTTCCCATCAGGCCAGGCTTTGGGTGGTCACAAGAGATCACATTTGATCACCGACCATCAGCCCAAGACCACCCGCCGCGATTTTCTTGACCTCAACCTGCCTGCCCCGGTCGAGGATGAGTTGAAGCCGTGGTGGATTCACGCCACCCGCGAGCCACTTCTATCAACCTCATGA
- the LOC121765237 gene encoding myosin-10-like isoform X1, translating into MSSGFSGGSDGSFDADDLSEIRERFKELTKEKEMLRDSKSQGFDLLRRLEFHVKTLSESHEGDKKRIVDLERELSNCIQEIGDYLQDQLGLRNSSLNYPGEQACSCGFKLADMESLEEEVGRLKEQTKMSEFERSLLMQEMEDKDEEIRCSASRIENLEESISSMALEYQCEIESIKLDASTLEHNLFETKKLLEEKTQENSTLNGLIEDLETRYQDTYQVIERLWKENNDMTEKLQISDLSVRAFVKDVEEHLHGWLPEVEGQPSSKLMKYTSTYGNALGPLFYKLAILRASDEDLRNKIADMPRQIDDQECLARNLKEQLRDERVKAKEEAEDLAQEMAELRYHLTLKLDEECKRRASIEHLSVQRISELEAQIAEEQKKSTSSLDIVLHKQ; encoded by the exons ATGTCTAGTGGCTTTAGTGGGGGTAGTGATGGTTCTTTTGATGCTGATGACTTGTCGGAGATCCGGGAACGATTTAAGGAG CTTACGAAGGAAAAGGAGATGCTGAGAGATTCCAAGTCCCAGGGGTTTGATCTACTCAGG AGATTGGAATTCCATGTTAAAACATTGTCTGAGTCCCACGAAGGAGACAAGAAGCGCATAGTAGATTTAGAAAGAGAACTCAGCAACTGCATCCAAGAAATAGGTG ATTACTTGCAGGATCAACTAGGCTTGAGGAACTCAAGCCTTAACTATCCTGGCGAGCAAGCATGTAGCTGTGGCTTTAAACTTGCAGATATGGAAAGTTTAGAAGAGGAGGTAGGTAGGTTGAAGGAACAGACAAAGATGTCCGAGTTCGAAAGGTCATTGTTGATGCAAGAAATGGAGGATAAGGATGAGGAAATAAGATGTTCAGCATCACGCATCGAAAACCTGGAGGAATCTATTTCATCTATGGCATTAGAATATCAATGTGAAATAGAGAGCATAAAACTGGACGCAAGTACATTGGAGCATAATCTTTTTGAAACAAAAAAGTTGCTGGAAGAAAAAACTCAAGAGAATTCCACATTGAATGGGTTGATTGAAGACCTTGAAACTAGATATCAGGACACATACCAGGTCATCGAGAGATTATGGAAGGAAAATAATGATATGACAGAAAAATTGCAGATTTCTGATTTGAGTGTCAGAGCATTCGTCAAGGATGTGGAAGAGCATTTACATGGTTGGCTGCCGGAAGTTGAGGGTCAGCCTTCGAGCAAACTAATGAAATATACAAG CACATATGGCAATGCCTTGGGCCCGCTCTTTTATAAACTCGCCATTTTGAGAGCGAGCGATGAAGATTTGAGAAACAAGATTGCTGATATGCCGCGACAGATAGATGACCAAGAATGTCTTGCAAGGAATCTCAAG GAGCAACTGAGAGATGAAAGGGTGAAAGCAAAAGAAGAAGCAGAGGATTTAGCTCAGGAAATGGCCGAGCTAAGGTATCATCTGACACTCAAGCTCGATGAAGAGTGTAAACGCCGTGCCAGCATCGAACATCTGTCTGTACAGAGAATATCTGAATTGGAGGCTCAG ATTGCAGAAGAACAAAAGAAATCCACCAGCTCTCTAGATATTGTACTCCACAAACAGTGA